One window from the genome of Salvia miltiorrhiza cultivar Shanhuang (shh) chromosome 7, IMPLAD_Smil_shh, whole genome shotgun sequence encodes:
- the LOC130992589 gene encoding uncharacterized protein LOC130992589 isoform X1, whose translation MGDQSDEPLPPGVQSLPCSSFDYASSMPGSNSRSSLFPLGLSNAPKVDAGEKAIMQPHENSDNSSVQYESFNDIEAAAQTAVLHEQEIATQKIFQSQRGSNNASENLEDNKDILSGRHDPNALKEHLLKMTTIHRTEMASKRGKPTSMEEGNLEIGNGYGVPGGGAYYGAPVHSEKRVIDGMKTSQTNAELNGESGQKSASKDLPEYLKKKLRARGILKDDKSAGYLSESENRLEAQSTHVMTPGNLPPGWIEARDPENGAVFYHHASSGKSQWEKPIEVEKPIEVEKPIEVAPTTVFATSPLLEDWIEAFDDTTGQKYYYNRKTNVSQWEHPGAQQQVTPQRYEMMVSPNAMDGNLEDKSSTFPRCMGCGGWGVGLVQSWGYCNHCTRLHNLPQSQYLSTYAESHIQPNSAGNQGHSEKKAPQQRSDAKPPPWKNYKKDSKKRAYSEEDDLDPMDPSSYSDAPRGGWVVGLKGVQPRAADTTATGPLFQQRPYPSPGAVLRKNAEIASQKKKHNSNYAQISKRGDGSDGLGEAD comes from the exons ATGGGCGACCAGTCCGATGAGCCGCTTCCTCCAGGAGTACAATCTCTGCCGTGTTCATCATTTGATTACGCATCCTCCATGCCAGGTTCCAATTCTAGAAGCAGCCTTTTTCCTCTTGGCCTGTCAAATGCACCAAAAGTGGATGCTGGTGAAAAAGCAATTATGCAGCCTCATGAGAATTCCGACAATTCTAGTGTGCAATATGAAAGCTTTAATGATATCGAAGCTGCTGCTCAGACCGCTGTGCTGCATGAACAG GaaatagccacccagaagatctTTCAGAGCCAGAG AGGGTCAAATAATGCAAGTGAAAATTTGGAGGATAATAAGGACATTTTGTCTGGACGCCACGACCCAAATGCTCTAAAG GAGCATCTTCTGAAAATGACCACAATACATCGAACAGAAATGGCCTCAAAACGTGGCAAGCCCACTTCCATGGAGGAAG GCAATCTGGAAATAGGGAATGGATATGGTGTGCCTGGTGGAGGTGCTTATTATGGTGCTCCGGTACACAGTG AAAAAAGAGTTATTGATGGCATGAAAACCAGCCAAACAAATGCTGAGCTCAATGGCGAGTCTGGACAGAAGTCAGCATCTAAAGATTTACCCGAATATCTTAAGAAAAAATTGAGAGCAAGAGGTATTCTGAAAGATGACAAAAGTGCAGGATATCTGTCAGAGTCAGAAAAT AGATTGGAAGCTCAATCAACTCATGTCATGACACCTGGAAATTTGCCCCCTGGATGG ATTGAAGCTAGGGACCCTGAAAATGGTGCTGTGTTTTATCACCATGCAAGTTCAGGGAAAAGCCAGTGGGAAAAACCTATTGAAGTGGAGAAACCTATTGAAGTGGAAAAACCTATTGAAGTGGCTCCTACTACTGTCTTTGCAACCTCACCTCTTCTCGAGGATTGGATAGAGGCATTTGATGATACAACGG GTCAAAAGTATTATTATAACAGGAAGACCAATGTGTCGCAGTGGGAGCATCCAGGAGCACAACAGCAGGTGACCCCACAGCGTTACGAGATGATGGTCTCCCCTAATGCAATGGATGGAAATTTGGAAGACAAGTCATCCACTTTTCCGAGGTGCATGGGATGTGGCGGTTGGGGAGTGGGTCTTGTGCAGTCTTGGGGCTATTGCAATCACTGCACTCG ACTTCACAATCTTCCACAAAGCCAATACTTATCAACCTATGCAGAAAGCCATATCCAACCAAATAGTGCTGGAAATCAAGGACACTCGGAGAAGAAGGCCCCCCAACAAAG GTCCGATGCGAAACCCCCACCTTGGAAAAACTATAAGAAGGACAGTAAGAAACGTGCATACAGCGAGGAAGATGATCTGGACCCCATGGATCCAAGTTCATATTCAGATGCTCCTCGTGGCGGTTG GGTTGTAGGCCTCAAAGGAGTACAGCCAAGAGCAGCAGATACCACTGCCACG GGCCCTCTTTTCCAGCAGCGGCCTTACCCGTCGCCTGGGGCAGTTTTACGTAAAAATGCTGAAATTGCATCTCAGAAGAAAAAGCACAATTCTAATTATGCTCAAATATCCAAGAGAGGGGATGGGAGTGATGGTCTTGGTGAGGCTGATTGA
- the LOC130992589 gene encoding uncharacterized protein LOC130992589 isoform X4 has product MGDQSDEPLPPGVQSLPCSSFDYASSMPGSNSRSSLFPLGLSNAPKVDAGEKAIMQPHENSDNSSVQYESFNDIEAAAQTAVLHEQEIATQKIFQSQRGSNNASENLEDNKDILSGRHDPNALKEHLLKMTTIHRTEMASKRGKPTSMEEGNLEIGNGYGVPGGGAYYGAPVHSEKRVIDGMKTSQTNAELNGESGQKSASKDLPEYLKKKLRARGILKDDKSAGYLSESENIEARDPENGAVFYHHASSGKSQWEKPIEVEKPIEVEKPIEVAPTTVFATSPLLEDWIEAFDDTTGQKYYYNRKTNVSQWEHPGAQQQVTPQRYEMMVSPNAMDGNLEDKSSTFPRCMGCGGWGVGLVQSWGYCNHCTRLHNLPQSQYLSTYAESHIQPNSAGNQGHSEKKAPQQRSDAKPPPWKNYKKDSKKRAYSEEDDLDPMDPSSYSDAPRGGWVVGLKGVQPRAADTTATGPLFQQRPYPSPGAVLRKNAEIASQKKKHNSNYAQISKRGDGSDGLGEAD; this is encoded by the exons ATGGGCGACCAGTCCGATGAGCCGCTTCCTCCAGGAGTACAATCTCTGCCGTGTTCATCATTTGATTACGCATCCTCCATGCCAGGTTCCAATTCTAGAAGCAGCCTTTTTCCTCTTGGCCTGTCAAATGCACCAAAAGTGGATGCTGGTGAAAAAGCAATTATGCAGCCTCATGAGAATTCCGACAATTCTAGTGTGCAATATGAAAGCTTTAATGATATCGAAGCTGCTGCTCAGACCGCTGTGCTGCATGAACAG GaaatagccacccagaagatctTTCAGAGCCAGAG AGGGTCAAATAATGCAAGTGAAAATTTGGAGGATAATAAGGACATTTTGTCTGGACGCCACGACCCAAATGCTCTAAAG GAGCATCTTCTGAAAATGACCACAATACATCGAACAGAAATGGCCTCAAAACGTGGCAAGCCCACTTCCATGGAGGAAG GCAATCTGGAAATAGGGAATGGATATGGTGTGCCTGGTGGAGGTGCTTATTATGGTGCTCCGGTACACAGTG AAAAAAGAGTTATTGATGGCATGAAAACCAGCCAAACAAATGCTGAGCTCAATGGCGAGTCTGGACAGAAGTCAGCATCTAAAGATTTACCCGAATATCTTAAGAAAAAATTGAGAGCAAGAGGTATTCTGAAAGATGACAAAAGTGCAGGATATCTGTCAGAGTCAGAAAAT ATTGAAGCTAGGGACCCTGAAAATGGTGCTGTGTTTTATCACCATGCAAGTTCAGGGAAAAGCCAGTGGGAAAAACCTATTGAAGTGGAGAAACCTATTGAAGTGGAAAAACCTATTGAAGTGGCTCCTACTACTGTCTTTGCAACCTCACCTCTTCTCGAGGATTGGATAGAGGCATTTGATGATACAACGG GTCAAAAGTATTATTATAACAGGAAGACCAATGTGTCGCAGTGGGAGCATCCAGGAGCACAACAGCAGGTGACCCCACAGCGTTACGAGATGATGGTCTCCCCTAATGCAATGGATGGAAATTTGGAAGACAAGTCATCCACTTTTCCGAGGTGCATGGGATGTGGCGGTTGGGGAGTGGGTCTTGTGCAGTCTTGGGGCTATTGCAATCACTGCACTCG ACTTCACAATCTTCCACAAAGCCAATACTTATCAACCTATGCAGAAAGCCATATCCAACCAAATAGTGCTGGAAATCAAGGACACTCGGAGAAGAAGGCCCCCCAACAAAG GTCCGATGCGAAACCCCCACCTTGGAAAAACTATAAGAAGGACAGTAAGAAACGTGCATACAGCGAGGAAGATGATCTGGACCCCATGGATCCAAGTTCATATTCAGATGCTCCTCGTGGCGGTTG GGTTGTAGGCCTCAAAGGAGTACAGCCAAGAGCAGCAGATACCACTGCCACG GGCCCTCTTTTCCAGCAGCGGCCTTACCCGTCGCCTGGGGCAGTTTTACGTAAAAATGCTGAAATTGCATCTCAGAAGAAAAAGCACAATTCTAATTATGCTCAAATATCCAAGAGAGGGGATGGGAGTGATGGTCTTGGTGAGGCTGATTGA
- the LOC130992589 gene encoding uncharacterized protein LOC130992589 isoform X2 — protein MLMGDQSDEPLPPGVQSLPCSSFDYASSMPGSNSRSSLFPLGLSNAPKVDAGEKAIMQPHENSDNSSVQYESFNDIEAAAQTAVLHEQEIATQKIFQSQRGSNNASENLEDNKDILSGRHDPNALKEHLLKMTTIHRTEMASKRGKPTSMEEGNLEIGNGYGVPGGGAYYGAPVHSEKRVIDGMKTSQTNAELNGESGQKSASKDLPEYLKKKLRARGILKDDKSAGYLSESENRLEAQSTHVMTPGNLPPGWIEARDPENGAVFYHHASSGKSQWEKPIEVEKPIEVEKPIEVAPTTVFATSPLLEDWIEAFDDTTGQKYYYNRKTNVSQWEHPGAQQQVTPQRYEMMVSPNAMDGNLEDKSSTFPRCMGCGGWGVGLVQSWGYCNHCTRLHNLPQSQYLSTYAESHIQPNSAGNQGHSEKKAPQQRSDAKPPPWKNYKKDSKKRAYSEEDDLDPMDPSSYSDAPRGGWVVGLKGVQPRAADTTATGPLFQQRPYPSPGAVLRKNAEIASQKKKHNSNYAQISKRGDGSDGLGEAD, from the exons ATG CTCATGGGCGACCAGTCCGATGAGCCGCTTCCTCCAGGAGTACAATCTCTGCCGTGTTCATCATTTGATTACGCATCCTCCATGCCAGGTTCCAATTCTAGAAGCAGCCTTTTTCCTCTTGGCCTGTCAAATGCACCAAAAGTGGATGCTGGTGAAAAAGCAATTATGCAGCCTCATGAGAATTCCGACAATTCTAGTGTGCAATATGAAAGCTTTAATGATATCGAAGCTGCTGCTCAGACCGCTGTGCTGCATGAACAG GaaatagccacccagaagatctTTCAGAGCCAGAG AGGGTCAAATAATGCAAGTGAAAATTTGGAGGATAATAAGGACATTTTGTCTGGACGCCACGACCCAAATGCTCTAAAG GAGCATCTTCTGAAAATGACCACAATACATCGAACAGAAATGGCCTCAAAACGTGGCAAGCCCACTTCCATGGAGGAAG GCAATCTGGAAATAGGGAATGGATATGGTGTGCCTGGTGGAGGTGCTTATTATGGTGCTCCGGTACACAGTG AAAAAAGAGTTATTGATGGCATGAAAACCAGCCAAACAAATGCTGAGCTCAATGGCGAGTCTGGACAGAAGTCAGCATCTAAAGATTTACCCGAATATCTTAAGAAAAAATTGAGAGCAAGAGGTATTCTGAAAGATGACAAAAGTGCAGGATATCTGTCAGAGTCAGAAAAT AGATTGGAAGCTCAATCAACTCATGTCATGACACCTGGAAATTTGCCCCCTGGATGG ATTGAAGCTAGGGACCCTGAAAATGGTGCTGTGTTTTATCACCATGCAAGTTCAGGGAAAAGCCAGTGGGAAAAACCTATTGAAGTGGAGAAACCTATTGAAGTGGAAAAACCTATTGAAGTGGCTCCTACTACTGTCTTTGCAACCTCACCTCTTCTCGAGGATTGGATAGAGGCATTTGATGATACAACGG GTCAAAAGTATTATTATAACAGGAAGACCAATGTGTCGCAGTGGGAGCATCCAGGAGCACAACAGCAGGTGACCCCACAGCGTTACGAGATGATGGTCTCCCCTAATGCAATGGATGGAAATTTGGAAGACAAGTCATCCACTTTTCCGAGGTGCATGGGATGTGGCGGTTGGGGAGTGGGTCTTGTGCAGTCTTGGGGCTATTGCAATCACTGCACTCG ACTTCACAATCTTCCACAAAGCCAATACTTATCAACCTATGCAGAAAGCCATATCCAACCAAATAGTGCTGGAAATCAAGGACACTCGGAGAAGAAGGCCCCCCAACAAAG GTCCGATGCGAAACCCCCACCTTGGAAAAACTATAAGAAGGACAGTAAGAAACGTGCATACAGCGAGGAAGATGATCTGGACCCCATGGATCCAAGTTCATATTCAGATGCTCCTCGTGGCGGTTG GGTTGTAGGCCTCAAAGGAGTACAGCCAAGAGCAGCAGATACCACTGCCACG GGCCCTCTTTTCCAGCAGCGGCCTTACCCGTCGCCTGGGGCAGTTTTACGTAAAAATGCTGAAATTGCATCTCAGAAGAAAAAGCACAATTCTAATTATGCTCAAATATCCAAGAGAGGGGATGGGAGTGATGGTCTTGGTGAGGCTGATTGA
- the LOC130992589 gene encoding uncharacterized protein LOC130992589 isoform X3 codes for MLMGDQSDEPLPPGVQSLPCSSFDYASSMPGSNSRSSLFPLGLSNAPKVDAGEKAIMQPHENSDNSSVQYESFNDIEAAAQTAVLHEQEIATQKIFQSQRGSNNASENLEDNKDILSGRHDPNALKEHLLKMTTIHRTEMASKRGKPTSMEEGNLEIGNGYGVPGGGAYYGAPVHSEKRVIDGMKTSQTNAELNGESGQKSASKDLPEYLKKKLRARGILKDDKSAGYLSESENIEARDPENGAVFYHHASSGKSQWEKPIEVEKPIEVEKPIEVAPTTVFATSPLLEDWIEAFDDTTGQKYYYNRKTNVSQWEHPGAQQQVTPQRYEMMVSPNAMDGNLEDKSSTFPRCMGCGGWGVGLVQSWGYCNHCTRLHNLPQSQYLSTYAESHIQPNSAGNQGHSEKKAPQQRSDAKPPPWKNYKKDSKKRAYSEEDDLDPMDPSSYSDAPRGGWVVGLKGVQPRAADTTATGPLFQQRPYPSPGAVLRKNAEIASQKKKHNSNYAQISKRGDGSDGLGEAD; via the exons ATG CTCATGGGCGACCAGTCCGATGAGCCGCTTCCTCCAGGAGTACAATCTCTGCCGTGTTCATCATTTGATTACGCATCCTCCATGCCAGGTTCCAATTCTAGAAGCAGCCTTTTTCCTCTTGGCCTGTCAAATGCACCAAAAGTGGATGCTGGTGAAAAAGCAATTATGCAGCCTCATGAGAATTCCGACAATTCTAGTGTGCAATATGAAAGCTTTAATGATATCGAAGCTGCTGCTCAGACCGCTGTGCTGCATGAACAG GaaatagccacccagaagatctTTCAGAGCCAGAG AGGGTCAAATAATGCAAGTGAAAATTTGGAGGATAATAAGGACATTTTGTCTGGACGCCACGACCCAAATGCTCTAAAG GAGCATCTTCTGAAAATGACCACAATACATCGAACAGAAATGGCCTCAAAACGTGGCAAGCCCACTTCCATGGAGGAAG GCAATCTGGAAATAGGGAATGGATATGGTGTGCCTGGTGGAGGTGCTTATTATGGTGCTCCGGTACACAGTG AAAAAAGAGTTATTGATGGCATGAAAACCAGCCAAACAAATGCTGAGCTCAATGGCGAGTCTGGACAGAAGTCAGCATCTAAAGATTTACCCGAATATCTTAAGAAAAAATTGAGAGCAAGAGGTATTCTGAAAGATGACAAAAGTGCAGGATATCTGTCAGAGTCAGAAAAT ATTGAAGCTAGGGACCCTGAAAATGGTGCTGTGTTTTATCACCATGCAAGTTCAGGGAAAAGCCAGTGGGAAAAACCTATTGAAGTGGAGAAACCTATTGAAGTGGAAAAACCTATTGAAGTGGCTCCTACTACTGTCTTTGCAACCTCACCTCTTCTCGAGGATTGGATAGAGGCATTTGATGATACAACGG GTCAAAAGTATTATTATAACAGGAAGACCAATGTGTCGCAGTGGGAGCATCCAGGAGCACAACAGCAGGTGACCCCACAGCGTTACGAGATGATGGTCTCCCCTAATGCAATGGATGGAAATTTGGAAGACAAGTCATCCACTTTTCCGAGGTGCATGGGATGTGGCGGTTGGGGAGTGGGTCTTGTGCAGTCTTGGGGCTATTGCAATCACTGCACTCG ACTTCACAATCTTCCACAAAGCCAATACTTATCAACCTATGCAGAAAGCCATATCCAACCAAATAGTGCTGGAAATCAAGGACACTCGGAGAAGAAGGCCCCCCAACAAAG GTCCGATGCGAAACCCCCACCTTGGAAAAACTATAAGAAGGACAGTAAGAAACGTGCATACAGCGAGGAAGATGATCTGGACCCCATGGATCCAAGTTCATATTCAGATGCTCCTCGTGGCGGTTG GGTTGTAGGCCTCAAAGGAGTACAGCCAAGAGCAGCAGATACCACTGCCACG GGCCCTCTTTTCCAGCAGCGGCCTTACCCGTCGCCTGGGGCAGTTTTACGTAAAAATGCTGAAATTGCATCTCAGAAGAAAAAGCACAATTCTAATTATGCTCAAATATCCAAGAGAGGGGATGGGAGTGATGGTCTTGGTGAGGCTGATTGA